A stretch of the Gossypium hirsutum isolate 1008001.06 chromosome D07, Gossypium_hirsutum_v2.1, whole genome shotgun sequence genome encodes the following:
- the LOC107954006 gene encoding glutamate receptor 1.2, with protein sequence MIKNQILLLFAFYFSLLGELSGQVGGLGPAVDGEEVGVGLIVDMGSREGKVIHGRVSMAISNFNSFGRDNQMRIVLHTRDSKGDPLLALSSAFNLGENNKVKVIFSAQKLTLEAKSLAEFGNNTKIPVIPIAAPYLIQVPLHNHAEVKGIIAFAELHEWEKVILIYEDHNDNHWSDFFEEKKFQVAYKSSVAASSEDEYIIEELHRLKAMETSVFVVHVEPVLASRIFVHAKRLGMASQGYAWIVTSKCMNHLQNLKDYSSISENMQGFIGFRSYKMKGSKEFDMLQLMNFITQMVNFEIVNVLGTEGERRVGFWTGKFTNKLSHGFAHGRHLFSSSGFETIIWPGGTSTIPKGRRMQTSSKTLRIAVPKSNGFPQLLKVDIDLQANISFSGFCIEVFKAAMAGLEHKVPYEFVPFEYNNPTIGEAYSDLVYQVYLQKYDAAVGDITITSNRSLYVDFTLPFTDMGIGMVSRLTSKENQNLWIFLKPLTPGLWLTIVGVYVLSALFIWLIERPASVERQTRQSNGEIGRMFGFSFSIFVFAHWEKLSSNLSRSVIVLWMFVVFILGSNYTATLTSMMTVQQIEFNSGKSIIGATGPVSQGAIGNLNFPNLHSKSIRLTSLEEYAKALSEGGKNGRVSAIIEEMPYINILRQKYPTRYSMVGHVMPVTNGFGFAFPKGSLMAHDISREIEKLREDGMLQRLENEWFKSPITNFDSDNTLDSVSSLTVRDFRGLFLINGIYLAIACFLFLTSLLYKNFHVMKEWRRPEFVKQYICMKFFRNKSNANAVHPELDN encoded by the exons ATGATAAAGAACCAAATTTTGCTTTTATTTGCTTTCTACTTTAGTCTCCTCGGTGAACTAAGTGGCCAAGTTGGTGGCCTTGGACCTGCGGTGGACGGCGAAGAGGTTGGTGTTGGGTTAATCGTTGATATGGGATCGAGGGAGGGGAAAGTTATCCATGGCCGCGTTTCCATGGCGATTTCCAATTTCAATAGCTTTGGTAGGGACAACCAAATGAGGATAGTTCTCCATACAAGAGACTCCAAAGGGGACCCTTTGCTTGCTTTATCTTCCG CTTTTAATCTCGGGGAAAATAACAAAGTCAAGGTCATCTTCAGTGCGCAAAAATTAACATTGGAAGCAAAGTCTTTGGCTGAATTTGGGAATAACACCAAAATTCCAGTAATCCCAATTGCCGCCCCATACTTGATTCAAGTTCCACTACATAACCATGCCGAAGTGAAAGGAATTATTGCTTTCGCAGAATTACATGAATGGGAAAAGGTTATCCTCATTTACGAAGATCATAATGACAATCATTGGAGTGATTTCTTTGAAGAGAAAAAGTTTCAGGTTGCATATAAAAGCTCAGTGGCTGCTTCATCGGAAGATGAATACATAATTGAAGAGCTTCATAGGCTCAAAGCAATGGAAACTTCGGTATTCGTTGTGCATGTTGAACCTGTCTTAGCATCTCGTATTTTCGTACACGCGAAAAGGCTAGGAATGGCTAGCCAAGGGTATGCATGGATCGTTACCTCCAAGTGCATGAATCACTTGCAGAATTTGAAAGATTATTCATCGATATCCGAAAACATGCAAGGATTCATTGGTTTCAGGTCTTATAAGATGAAAGGATCAAAGGAGTTTGATATGCTACAACTGATGAACTTCATTACTCAAATGGTCAATTTCGAAATAGTGAATGTGTTAGGTACTGAAGGGGAAAGAAGAGTTGGATTTTGGACAGGCAAATTCACCAACAAATTATCACACGGGTTTGCCCATGGAAGGCATTTATTTTCAAGCTCCGGCTTCGAAACAATAATCTGGCCTGGTGGGACATCAACCATTCCCAAAGGTCGAAGGATGCAAACGAGCAGTAAGACCCTAAGGATTGCTGTTCCAAAATCAAACGGTTTCCCTCAATTGCTGAAAGTGGACATTGATCTTCAGGCCAATATCAGCTTCTCTGGTTTCTGCATAGAAGTTTTCAAAGCTGCAATGGCGGGTTTGGAGCATAAAGTGCCCTATGAGTTCGTGCCCTTCGAATATAATAACCCAACCATAGGTGAGGCTTACAGTGATCTTGTCTACCAAGTATATCTCCAG AAGTACGATGCTGCTGTTGGGGACATAACGATTACATCAAATAGATCATTGTACGTGGATTTTACTTTGCCGTTTACGGACATGGGGATCGGGATGGTTTCTCGGCTAACCTCAAAGGAGAACCAAAACTTGTGGATTTTCTTGAAACCACTCACACCAGGTCTTTGGCTTACAATTGTGGGAGTTTATGTCTTATCAGCTTTATTTATTTGGCTGATTGAACGCCCTGCATCTGTTGAACGACAAACCCGGCAATCAAATGGGGAAATTGGAAGGATGTTTGGCTTCTCCTTCTCTATCTTTGTTTTTGCACATT GGGAGAAATTATCGAGCAACTTGTCGAGATCAGTGATTGTTTTGTGGATGTTTGTGGTGTTTATATTGGGCTCGAATTACACCGCCACTTTGACATCAATGATGACGGTTCAACAGATTGAGTTCAACTCTGGGAAGAGCATCATAGGTGCAACAGGCCCTGTTTCCCAAGGAGCTATTGGCAATCTAAATTTCCCAAATTTACATTCAAAATCTATCAGGCTTACTTCACTCGAAGAATATGCGAAGGCTTTATCTGAAGGAGGTAAAAATGGTAGAGTCTCTGCGATAATTGAGGAGATGCCATACATTAACATCTTGCGACAAAAGTATCCAACACGTTATTCCATGGTCGGCCACGTCATGCCTGTTACCAATGGCTTTGGCTTT GCATTTCCAAAAGGTTCACTCATGGCTCATGACATATCAAGGGAAATTGAAAAACTAAGAGAAGATGGGATGCTTCAAAGGCTTGAAAATGAGTGGTTCAAAAGTCCGATCACTAATTTTGATTCAGATAATACTTTGGACAGTGTGAGCTCACTTACAGTAAGAGACTTTCGAGGCTTGTTCCTTATCAATGGAATTTATTTAGCTATAGCCTGTTTCTTGTTCCTCACTTCTTTGCTTTACAAAAACTTTCATGTTATGAAAGAATGGAGACGACCTGAGTTTGTGAAACAgtacatttgcatgaaattttTCAGAAACAAAAGCAATGCTAATGCAGTACACCCAGAGTTGGACAATTGA
- the LOC107954005 gene encoding glutamate receptor 1.3 — MMKNQMLLFFAFYFSLFGELNGLVGGLRPAVGGDEVGVGLIADMGSKEGKIIQSCLSMAISDFYGLHRDYQMRIVLHTRDSKGDPLLALSAAFKLSEDNKVKVILSAQKSTLEAKFLAEFGDHTKIPVISIQGFIDFMSSIDKLEMVNFITQMVNVMNFNNFKLTSSNFEILNVPARGRHLLSSSTIDESSPRGRMMQTSSKTLRIAVPTTNGFPQLLKVDHDPHTNTAIFSGFCIDAFKIAMAGLNYQVFYQFVPFEYNNPNIGEAYDDLIYQVYLQNYDAVVGDMTITANRSSYVDFTLPYTDMGVGMVTRLTPKDSQNLWIFLKPLTPGLWLTMVGVYVVTALVIWLIERPAFVEQQTQQSNGRIGRMFGFSFSILVFAHWEKLSSNLSRSVVVLWVFVVFILGSNYTATLTSMMTVRQIEYNSKMSNIGHRLGPVTQEVVGNLNFDNSSSTSVWLTSPEEYANALSEGAKNGGVSAIIDEMPYISIFLEKYPTRYSMVGSVMPTTNGFGFVFPKGSALARDISREIAKLREDGRLQALQNAWFQTPIIDFDSEDTTNSVNSLTVGDFRGLFLISGAFLAIACILFLASLLYKNFHVMKKWILKLYICMKIFKNRRDANIIHPEFDN; from the exons ATGATGAAGAACCAAATGTTGCTGTTTTTTGCTTTCTACTTTAGCCTCTTCGGTGAACTAAATGGCCTAGTTGGTGGCCTTAGACCGGCTGTGGGTGGTGACGAGGTCGGTGTGGGGTTAATCGCTGATATGGGATCAAAGGAGGGGAAGATTATTCAGAGCTGCCTTTCCATGGCGATTTCAGATTTTTATGGGTTACATAGGGACTACCAAATGAGGATAGTTCTTCATACAAGAGACTCCAAAGGGGATCCTTTGCTTGCTTTATCTGCCG CTTTTAAACTCTCAGAAGATAACAAAGTCAAGGTCATCCTCAGTGCACAAAAATCAACGTTGGAAGCAAAGTTTTTGGCTGAATTTGGAGATCACACCAAAATTCCAGTAATCTCAATTCAAGGATTCATTGATTTTATGTCTTCTATTGACAAGCTAGAAATGGTGAACTTCATTACTCAAATGGTGAATGTGATGAATTTTAATAACTTCAAGCTCACCTCAAGCAATTTCGAAATATTAAATGTGCCTGCTCGTGGTAGGCATCTGCTTTCAAGTTCCACCATTGATGAGTCAAGTCCCAGAGGTCGAATGATGCAAACAAGCAGTAAAACACTAAGGATTGCTGTTCCAACAACAAATGGGTTCCCACAATTGCTGAAAGTAGACCATGATCCTCACACCAATACCGCAATTTTCTCTGGTTTCTGCATAGATGCTTTCAAAATTGCGATGGCGGGTTTGAACTATCAAGTGTTTTATCAGTTTGTCCCTTTCGAATATAATAACCCAAACATTGGTGAGGCTTACGATGATCTTATCTACCAAGTATATCTCCAG AATTACGACGCTGTTGTTGGGGACATGACGATCACAGCAAATAGATCATCATACGTAGATTTTACTTTGCCGTATACGGACATGGGGGTCGGGATGGTTACTCGGTTAACTCCAAAGGATAGCCAAAACTTGTGGATTTTCTTGAAACCACTCACACCAGGACTTTGGCTTACAATGGTAGGAGTTTATGTCGTAACAGCTTTGGTTATTTGGCTAATTGAACGCCCCGCATTTGTTGAACAACAAACCCAACAATCAAATGGACGAATTGGAAGGATGTTTGGGTTCTCTTTCTCCATCCTTGTTTTTGCACATT GGGAGAAATTATCAAGCAATTTATCGAGATCCGTGGTTGTTTTGTGGGTGTTTGTGGTCTTCATATTAGGTTCGAACTACACTGCCACCTTGACATCGATGATGACGGTTCGACAGATTGAGTACAACTCAAAGATGAGCAACATAGGACATCGATTAGGTCCTGTTACCCAAGAAGTTGTTGGCAATCTAAATTTCGACAATTCTAGTTCAACTTCTGTATGGCTTACTTCACCCGAAGAATATGCAAACGCTTTATCGGAAGGTGCCAAAAATGGAGGAGTGTCTGCAATAATTGATGAAATGCCATACATCAGCATCTTCCTAGAAAAATATCCAACACGTTATTCCATGGTCGGCTCCGTCATGCCTACCACCAATGGCTTTGGCTTT GTTTTTCCAAAGGGTTCAGCCCTGGCTAGAGATATATCAAGGGAAATTGCAAAACTAAGAGAAGATGGGAGGCTTCAAGCACTTCAAAATGCATGGTTCCAAACTCCGATCATTGATTTCGATTCAGAGGACACTACAAACAGTGTGAACTCACTTACAGTAGGTGACTTTCGAGGCTTGTTCCTTATTAGCGGAGCCTTTTTAGCTATAGCTTGTATTTTGTTTTTGGCTTCTTTGCTTTACAAAAACTTTCATGTTATGAAAAAATGGATACTAA